One Streptomyces coeruleorubidus DNA segment encodes these proteins:
- the rpmF gene encoding 50S ribosomal protein L32, which translates to MAVPKRKMSRSNTRHRRSQWKAAVPTLVACERCHEPKLQHIACPSCGTYNKRQVLEV; encoded by the coding sequence GTGGCTGTTCCGAAGCGGAAGATGTCGCGCAGCAACACGCGCCACCGCCGGTCGCAGTGGAAGGCTGCGGTCCCCACCCTGGTTGCGTGCGAGCGCTGCCACGAGCCCAAGCTGCAGCACATCGCGTGCCCCTCGTGCGGCACTTACAACAAGCGCCAGGTCCTCGAGGTCTGA
- the rnc gene encoding ribonuclease III translates to MSTPKNKSPRVSGSATADNQASSHTLLEGRLGYKVESALLVRALTHRSYAYENGGLPTNERLEFLGDSVLGLVVTDTLYRTHPDLPEGQLAKLRAAVVNSRALAEVGRGLDLGSFIRLGRGEEGTGGRDKASILADTLEAVIGAVYLDQGLDSAAELVHRLFDPLIEKSSNLGAGLDWKTSLQELTATEGLGVPEYLVTETGPDHEKTFTAAARVGGVSYGTGTGRSKKEAEQQAAESAWRSIRAAADERAKAAKAAEATQTAAAQAAHTAVDGSSVDG, encoded by the coding sequence GTGTCCACGCCTAAGAACAAGTCTCCCCGTGTGAGCGGGAGCGCAACGGCGGACAACCAGGCCTCGTCCCACACGCTTCTGGAAGGGCGGCTCGGCTACAAGGTCGAGTCCGCCCTTCTGGTGCGAGCACTGACCCACCGGTCGTACGCATACGAGAACGGCGGTCTGCCGACCAACGAGCGCCTGGAGTTCCTCGGGGACTCCGTGCTCGGCCTGGTCGTCACGGACACGCTGTACCGCACCCACCCCGACCTGCCCGAAGGCCAGCTGGCCAAACTGCGGGCCGCGGTGGTGAACTCGCGTGCGCTCGCGGAAGTGGGGCGCGGGCTCGACCTGGGCTCCTTCATCCGGCTCGGCCGCGGTGAAGAGGGCACGGGCGGCCGGGACAAGGCGTCCATCCTCGCCGACACCCTCGAAGCGGTGATCGGCGCCGTCTATCTCGACCAGGGCCTGGACTCGGCGGCGGAGCTGGTGCACCGCCTGTTCGACCCCCTGATCGAGAAATCCTCGAACCTCGGAGCCGGCCTGGACTGGAAGACCAGCCTCCAGGAGCTCACCGCGACCGAGGGGCTCGGCGTGCCCGAGTACCTGGTCACGGAGACCGGCCCCGACCACGAGAAGACCTTCACTGCTGCCGCCCGCGTCGGAGGCGTCTCGTACGGCACCGGCACCGGCCGCAGCAAGAAGGAAGCGGAGCAGCAGGCCGCCGAGTCCGCGTGGCGGTCCATCCGGGCCGCGGCGGACGAGCGCGCCAAGGCGGCGAAGGCCGCCGAGGCGACGCAGACGGCGGCGGCTCAGGCCGCCCATACGGCCGTCGACGGCAGCAGCGTCGACGGCTGA
- the mutM gene encoding bifunctional DNA-formamidopyrimidine glycosylase/DNA-(apurinic or apyrimidinic site) lyase, with protein MPELPEVEVVRRGLQRWVAHRTVAEAEVLHPRAVRRHLAGADDFAHRLKGHRIGTPSRRGKYLWLPVEDTDQSILAHLGMSGQLLVQPHTAPDEKHLRIRVRFSDALDTELRFVDQRTFGGLSLHDNTPDGLPDVIAHIARDPLDPLFDDEAFHRALRRKRSTIKRALLDQSLISGVGNIYADEALWRARIHYERPTATFTRPRTLLLLGHVRDVMNAALAVGGTSFDSLYVNVNGESGYFDRSLDSYGREGLPCRRCGTPIRRRPWMNRSSYYCPKCQRPPRITP; from the coding sequence ATGCCCGAGTTGCCCGAGGTCGAGGTCGTACGGCGCGGACTTCAGCGGTGGGTCGCCCACCGGACCGTCGCCGAGGCCGAGGTGCTGCACCCGCGCGCGGTGCGCCGCCACCTCGCGGGCGCTGACGACTTCGCGCACCGCCTCAAGGGCCACCGCATCGGCACCCCGAGCCGCCGCGGCAAGTACCTGTGGCTGCCCGTGGAGGACACGGACCAGTCGATCCTGGCGCACCTCGGCATGAGCGGCCAGCTGCTGGTCCAGCCGCACACGGCCCCGGACGAGAAACACCTGCGGATCCGCGTCCGCTTCAGCGACGCCCTGGACACCGAACTCCGCTTCGTCGACCAGCGCACCTTCGGCGGGCTGTCGCTGCACGACAACACCCCCGACGGCCTGCCCGACGTCATCGCGCACATCGCCCGCGACCCGCTCGACCCGCTCTTCGACGACGAGGCCTTCCACCGGGCGCTGCGCCGCAAGCGGTCCACGATCAAGCGGGCCCTGCTCGACCAGTCGCTGATCAGCGGCGTCGGCAACATCTACGCGGACGAGGCCCTGTGGCGCGCCCGCATCCACTACGAGCGCCCGACCGCGACCTTCACCCGCCCGCGCACCCTGCTGCTCCTGGGTCATGTGCGGGACGTGATGAACGCGGCCCTCGCGGTGGGCGGCACCAGCTTCGACAGCCTGTACGTCAACGTCAACGGCGAGTCCGGCTATTTCGACCGGTCCCTCGACTCGTACGGCCGCGAGGGCCTGCCCTGCCGGCGCTGCGGCACCCCGATACGCCGACGGCCCTGGATGAACCGGTCGAGCTACTACTGCCCCAAGTGCCAGCGGCCGCCGCGGATCACGCCCTAG
- a CDS encoding winged helix-turn-helix transcriptional regulator, with product MTTTQELTAGLDDLPYNVFAKACPSRGTLEHVTGRWGALTLGALYEGSLRFNELRRRVDGVSEKMLSQTLHALERDGLVHREAQPTNPPRVDYELTPLGRGVAERLLALIHFVEGSMDEVLAARERYDSARA from the coding sequence ATGACCACCACCCAGGAGCTCACGGCGGGGCTGGACGACCTCCCGTACAACGTGTTCGCCAAGGCCTGCCCCTCGCGCGGCACGCTGGAGCACGTCACGGGCCGCTGGGGCGCACTGACGCTGGGCGCCCTGTACGAGGGCTCGCTCCGCTTCAACGAGCTGCGTCGCCGCGTCGACGGCGTCAGCGAGAAGATGCTCTCCCAGACGCTGCACGCGCTGGAGCGCGACGGCCTGGTGCACCGCGAGGCCCAGCCGACCAACCCGCCCCGCGTGGACTACGAACTGACGCCGCTGGGACGCGGCGTGGCCGAGCGACTGCTCGCCCTGATCCACTTCGTGGAGGGCAGCATGGACGAGGTGCTGGCCGCGCGCGAGCGGTACGACTCCGCTAGGGCGTGA
- a CDS encoding CAP domain-containing protein — protein MGRHRRSAAGRAATGITQADGSVTDHDPLHSPAGDGPTMGTAPYLNPEAYADTYAKSEAYLFDTEASAAGDRFEDTAVFASDGFTPDGGARRAGSHRRRKKAARPMRTGLLGVSAAVALGTVAVATGAVPGLENYKLGGGNGGTDKVQAGDTPTNSPTEQGGTTGSADGREGAPTSRGAERSLSPSPSASKSSAAPTKTPEKPEKTQEKTPEKKKPTVTIPSEKPDSTPSRTATKAPQKPSAPAALSEESAAAAQVLKLVNEERAKVGCSAVAANSALTGLAQDYSEDMAARGFFDHTNPDGQTPWDRAEKAGISNLGGENIARGQADAAAVMDAWMNSPGHRANILNCDFKTLGVGVEFGSGGPWWTQNFGY, from the coding sequence ATGGGACGCCACCGACGCTCCGCCGCCGGCCGCGCCGCCACGGGGATCACGCAGGCCGACGGCTCCGTGACAGACCACGACCCGCTGCACTCCCCCGCGGGGGACGGCCCGACGATGGGCACCGCGCCCTACCTGAACCCCGAGGCGTACGCCGACACCTACGCCAAGAGCGAGGCCTACCTGTTCGATACGGAGGCGTCCGCGGCGGGTGACCGCTTCGAGGACACGGCCGTCTTCGCGAGCGACGGCTTCACGCCCGACGGCGGCGCCCGGCGTGCGGGCTCGCACCGCCGCCGGAAGAAGGCCGCGCGGCCGATGCGCACCGGGCTGCTCGGCGTGTCCGCGGCGGTCGCCCTCGGCACGGTCGCGGTCGCCACGGGCGCGGTGCCCGGCCTCGAGAACTACAAGCTCGGTGGCGGCAACGGCGGCACCGACAAGGTGCAGGCCGGGGACACGCCGACGAACAGCCCGACCGAGCAGGGCGGCACCACCGGCAGCGCCGACGGCCGGGAGGGGGCACCCACGAGCCGGGGCGCCGAGCGCTCCCTCTCACCCTCGCCGTCCGCCTCGAAGTCGTCGGCCGCGCCGACCAAGACGCCCGAGAAGCCGGAGAAGACGCAGGAGAAGACCCCGGAGAAGAAGAAGCCGACGGTCACCATCCCCAGCGAGAAGCCGGACAGCACCCCCTCCCGCACGGCCACGAAGGCGCCGCAGAAGCCCAGCGCGCCCGCCGCCCTCTCCGAGGAGTCCGCCGCCGCGGCCCAGGTGCTCAAGCTGGTGAACGAGGAGCGGGCGAAGGTGGGATGCAGCGCGGTCGCCGCGAACAGCGCGCTGACCGGGCTGGCGCAGGACTACAGCGAGGACATGGCCGCGCGGGGCTTCTTCGACCACACCAACCCGGACGGCCAGACGCCGTGGGACCGGGCCGAGAAGGCCGGGATATCCAACCTCGGCGGGGAGAACATAGCCCGCGGCCAGGCGGACGCCGCGGCCGTGATGGATGCCTGGATGAACAGCCCCGGCCACCGCGCCAACATCCTGAACTGCGACTTCAAGACGCTGGGCGTCGGAGTCGAGTTCGGGTCGGGCGGCCCGTGGTGGACCCAGAACTTCGGCTACTGA